In the Ursus arctos isolate Adak ecotype North America unplaced genomic scaffold, UrsArc2.0 scaffold_19, whole genome shotgun sequence genome, one interval contains:
- the LOC113248534 gene encoding olfactory receptor 13H1-like, with amino-acid sequence MNGLKESNLIYRKPPGSEPPPKMIPHFPPSQSFGRGVDGQNSTEISFVLLGLSQYPRAQTAFFCLLLLSYTITLLGNGLILLLICYDRRLHTPMYFFLSNLSFLDVCYTTANVPQMLVNCLVSVPVISLGHCLAQMVVGLYLGVVECLLLAAMAYDRCVAIVDPLRYPVHMGPQLCSLLAGTSWTAPFLLTVVPLLTMPLEFCGHQVINHFSCELLALLKLACSDLQFYESLMVCTSALTLLAPFAFIVASYGRILVAVLRMRSTEGHGKAFSTCGSHLTVVVLFYGSAIAMYMMPQDKIIRDRDKIISISYGVLTPMMNPLIYSLRNKDMKGALRRLLRRKAEV; translated from the coding sequence ATGAATGGCTTGAAAGAGTCCAACCTTATTTATAGGAAGCCGCCAGGTTCCGAACCACCTCCCAAGATGATCCCCCATTTCCCACCAAGCCAGAGTTTTGGAAGGGGCGTGGACGGCCAGAACAGCACAGAGATCTCCTTCGTCCTGCTCGGGCTCTCCCAGTACCCACGAGCTCAGACCGccttcttctgcctgctcctccTGTCCTACACCATCACCCTTTTGGGGAACGGCCTCATCCTGCTCCTGATCTGCTACGATCGCCGGCTCCacacgcccatgtacttcttcctcagcaACCTGTCCTTCCTGGACGTGTGCTACACCACAGCCAACGTGCCCCAGATGCTTGTCAACTGCTTGGTGAGCGTTCCTGTCATCTCGCTAGGACATTGCTTGGCCCAGATGGTCGTGGGACTCTATCTGGGTGTCGTGGAGTGTCTGCTGCTGGCCGCCATGGCCTACGATCGCTGTGTGGCCATCGTGGACCCCCTGCGCTACCCTGTGCACATGGGGCCCCAGCTGTGCAGCCTGCTGGCCGGGACCTCATGGACGGCACCATTCCTGCTGACCGTGGTCCCCCTGCTGACCATGCCCTTGGAGTTCTGCGGCCACCAGGTCATCAATCACTTCTCGTGCGAGCTCCTGGCCCTGCTCAAGCTGGCCTGCTCTGACCTGCAGTTCTATGAGTCGCTCATGGTGTGCACCAGTGCCCTGACCCTGCTGGCTCCCTTTGCCTTCATCGTGGCCTCCTATGGAAGGATCCTGGTGGCCGTGCTGCGGATGCGGTCCACGGAGGGCCACGGCAAGGCCTTTTCCACGTGTGGGTCTCACCTCACGGTGGTGGTGCTGTTCTATGGCTCAGCCATCGCCATGTACATGATGCCTCAGGACAAGATCATCCGCGACCGAGACAAGATCATCTCCATATCGTACGGCGTCCTCACCCCCATGATGAACCCCCTCATCTACAGCCTGCGGAACAAGGACATGAAAGGCGCCCTCAGGAGGCTCCTACGGAGAAAGGCTGAGGTCTAA